One window from the genome of Methyloradius palustris encodes:
- a CDS encoding hydrolase → MQPITHTSQRNLSHLIIIDMQGKLASAMDADAMQSTSKNCGILLQAAQFLEVPALYTEQYPKGLGVTLAELATHLASAPKVEKTTFSCCDEPKFNRHLTSDRPQLVLAGMEAHICVLQTALSLAGTNHQVFVVEDAIISRNPANKTNAIQRMREAGCIITNTESVVFEWLKVAEGDAFKQISRLIR, encoded by the coding sequence ATGCAGCCCATCACCCATACATCGCAGCGCAATCTCAGCCATCTGATCATCATTGATATGCAGGGCAAGCTAGCGAGTGCGATGGATGCTGACGCCATGCAAAGTACCAGCAAAAACTGTGGCATCTTGCTGCAAGCGGCTCAATTTCTGGAAGTGCCAGCTTTATATACTGAGCAATATCCCAAAGGGCTAGGTGTTACCTTGGCCGAGCTCGCAACACATTTGGCCAGTGCGCCTAAAGTAGAAAAAACCACCTTTAGCTGTTGCGACGAACCAAAATTCAATCGCCATCTCACCAGCGATAGACCGCAGCTGGTTCTTGCAGGCATGGAAGCCCACATCTGCGTACTGCAAACCGCATTATCGCTGGCTGGTACAAACCATCAGGTGTTTGTGGTGGAAGATGCCATCATTTCACGCAACCCTGCCAATAAAACCAATGCCATTCAACGCATGCGCGAAGCTGGCTGCATTATCACCAACACAGAATCTGTGGTTTTCGAATGGCTTAAAGTCGCTGAAGGCGATGCTTTCAAACAGATTAGTCGTCTGATACGCTAG